In Monodelphis domestica isolate mMonDom1 chromosome 4, mMonDom1.pri, whole genome shotgun sequence, one DNA window encodes the following:
- the LOC100015166 gene encoding sulfotransferase 2A1-like — MNFLGVFKHRMDDRRPGILSRECSWRSRWTTSGASSGSSGKMPSKYFTYKDIPFPENFYSPEVLSFVEEEFQVQEDDVFNVTFPKSGTFWMVEILSLIRSMGDTSWVRSFPTWERAPWIEITPKEKDLPTWAQPRLLSSHLPIQLFPKSFFQSRAKVIYTTRDPRDVCTSLFHFSKIMTFFKQAESSEDFIEEFLSGAVPYGSWFDHVKGWLGLREQSNFLLVTYEELKKDIRGSIERIANFLGVHLSSAALEQVVDNCSFQKMKENPMSNFSQMSSQYVAKDRGTFFRKGVTGDWKNLFTVAQSERFGQIYQEKMKGFPVHLPWEDPEVKGTLKY, encoded by the exons atga acTTCCTAGGGGTCTTCAAGCATAGGATGGATGACCGCCGGCCTGGTATATTATCACGAGAATGCTCTTGGAGGTCGAGGTGGACTACCTCTGGAGCCTCCTCAG GCTCCAGTGGGAAAATGCCAAGCAAATACTTTACCTACAAGGACATCCCGTTTCCTGAAAACTTTTACTCTCCTGAAGTCCTAAGCTTTGTAGAAGAAGAGTTCCAGGTCCAAGAGGATGATGTCTTcaatgtcaccttccctaagtcaG GTACTTTCTGGATGGTAGAGATCTTGAGTCTCATTCGTTCCATGGGAGACACTTCCTGGGTCCGCTCTTTCCCCACCTGGGAACGGGCTCCTTGGATAGAAATAACTCCTAAGGAGAAAGATCTACCGACCTGGGCTCAGCCCCGCCTGCTGTCCTCACACCTCCCGATTCAGCTTTTCCCAAAAAGTTTCTTTCAGAGCAGAGCCAAG GTCATCTACACAACTCGAGACCCGAGGGACGTGTGCACCTCCTTATTTCACTTCTCCAAGATtatgacattttttaaacaaGCAGAGAGTTCGGAGGACTTCATAGAGGAGTTCCTCAGTGGAGCCG TGCCCTATGGCTCCTGGTTTGACCATGTGAAAGGCTGGCTGGGACTTAGAGAACAGAGCAACTTTCTGCTGGTAACCTATGAGGAGCTTAAGAAG GACATTCGAGGCAGCATAGAGCGCATCGCCAACTTCCTGGGGGTCCATCTGAGCAGCGCTGCCCTCGAGCAAGTGGTGGACAATTGTAGCTTCCAGAAAATGAAGGAGAACCCCATGTCCAATTTCAGCCAGATGTCCTCTCAGTACGTTGCCAAAGATCGGGGGACCTTCTTCCGGAAAG gggTCACTGGTGATTGGAAGAATTTGTTTACAGTGGCTCAGAGTGAGCGTTTTGGCCAGATTTACCAGGAGAAAATGAAAGGCTTCCCCGTCCACCTCCCCTGGGAAGACCCAGAGGTCAAGGGGACCCTGAAGTATTGA
- the HPN gene encoding serine protease hepsin, translated as MAEKESGRKVQCWSLPKIVALIAGAILLLAGIGAASWAIVTVVMRSDQEVLYPVQVSPADMRLTVFDGTEGTWRLLCSSRANSRVASLSCEEMGFIRSLTHSELDVRVFGTNGTSGYFCVDEERLPYARRLSEVISVCDCPRGLFLATLCQDCGRRKLPVDRIVGGRDASLGRWPWQVSLRYDGSHLCGGSLLSGDWVLTAAHCFPERNRVVSRWRVFAGAVAQASTQGLQLGVQAVVYHGGYLPFRDPNSEENSHDIALVHLSSPLPLTEYIQPVCLPAAGQALVDGKICTVTGWGNTQYYGQQANMLQEARVPIISNAVCNSPDFYGNQIKPKMFCAGYTEGGIDACQGDSGGPFVCEDSISRTPRWRLCGIVSWGTGCALAHKPGVYTKVGEYQEWIYRAMKTHSEDSGIVTQL; from the exons ATGGCTGAGAAGGAGA GTGGCCGAAAGGTTCAGTGTTGGTCTCTGCCCAAGATTGTGGCGCTCATCGCAGGGGCCATCCTGCTCCTGGCGGGGATTGGAGCAGCTTCTTGGGCCATTG TGACTGTGGTGATGAGGAGTGACCAGGAGGTGCTCTACCCGG TACAGGTGAGTCCGGCAGACATGCGGCTTACTGTGTTTGACGGAACCGAGGGCACATGGCGGCTGCTCTGCTCCTCCAGGGCGAATTCCAGGGTGGCAAGTCTGAGTTGTGAGGAGATGGGCTTCATCAG GTCTCTGACCCACTCGGAGTTGGACGTCCGGGTGTTTGGAACAAATGGCACATCAGGCTACTTCTGTGTGGATGAAGAAAGGCTCCCCTATGCTCGAAGGCTGTCAGAAGTCATCTCTGTATG TGACTGCCCCAGGGGCCTCTTCCTGGCCACCCTCTGCCAAG ATTGTGGCCGGAGGAAGCTGCCCGTGGACCGGATTGTGGGAGGCCGAGACGCCAGCCTGGGCCGCTGGCCGTGGCAGGTCAGTCTGCGCTATGATGGGTCGCACCTGTGCGGGGGGTCCCTGCTGTCCGGAGACTGGGTGTTGACCGCTGCCCACTGCTTCCCTGA GCGGAACCGGGTGGTGTCGCGGTGGAGAGTGTTTGCGGGCGCCGTGGCCCAGGCGTCCACCCAGGGACTCCAGCTTGGGGTCCAGGCCGTGGTGTACCACGGAGGCTACCTCCCCTTCCGGGACCCCAACAGTGAAGAGAACAGTCACGACATCGCTCTGGTGCACCTGTCCAGCCCCCTGCCCCTCACGG AATACATCCAGCCCGTGTGCCTCCCAGCTGCTGGTCAGGCCTTGGTGGATGGGAAGATTTGCACCGTCACCGGCTGGGGAAACACTCAGTATTATG GCCAACAGGCGAATATGCTACAGGAAGCCCGAGTCCCCATTATCAGCAACGCCGTCTGCAACAGCCCCGACTTCTATGGGAACCAGATCAAACCCAAAATGTTCTGTGCTGGCTACACCGAGGGGGGCATCGATGCCTGCCAG GGAGACAGCGGGGGCCCTTTTGTGTGTGAGGACAGTATCTCCAGGACGCCTCGATGGAGGCTGTGTGGCATAGTGAGCTGGGGAACAGGCTGTGCCCTCGCCCACAAGCCCGGAGTTTACACAAAAGTCGGAGAGTACCAGGAGTGGATCTACCGAGCCATGAAG ACTCACTCCGAGGACAGTGGGATAGTGACCCAGCTCTGA